A single window of Botrytis cinerea B05.10 chromosome 3, complete sequence DNA harbors:
- the Bcztf2 gene encoding Bcztf2 encodes MVNTGKPSKGCYLCRERRIKCDEGKPSCMRCQKSKRECPGYRDEFELKLRDQTRATKRKASTSFDINVPTFTIDSYSHQFGQSRNDRPTKRRMSTSGNGIIHRTMDSIKTTATHSFYGSSYTDFDSTEPAMPISPVSDIDNELLRSPKTVIPRHFSPPIDQQATCFFLSNFVLLPRGPTAKGNLDFLIPLVCASSRETSLVLALNAVALVALANQPNSRKLLPLADSQYVTALNQVNNDLQDASKAKENATLAAVFLLSFYEQISSHPMSLSGWQSHINGAVALVKARGKSQLDTKIGRSLFDAVRTHMTVECISRSKDVKEGIDWWTSFASEDKVQHEVSVLNLKVADLRAETHKICTLEGHTTDNIEKVLNHMRKAEQIEKEYVAWYANLTEEWTPKLAAWIDDVAERNLESTACYPGRVDVYGELWMATTHNIVRASRLFILTTILRCTAWITAELDYKLTPEYVEVSRQASVLIEDIVSSIPFFFGWKSPDTELPLSENSYFPCGNDSKISGKGVTGVWAIWPVFAAAASDFATSSQRLWLRGRLKYIAEHLGIRQAEMLLQLPTRYPSTFIYRDKVKIEDLKRSKMASMVGGYYPSICETPVTSA; translated from the exons ATGGTCAACACGGGAAAACCATCGAAAGGATGCTACTTATGTAGAGAGAGGCGGATCAAG TGCGATGAGGGTAAACCTTCATGCATGAGATGTCAAAAGTCAAAACGAGAATGTCCTG GCTATCGCGATGAGTTCGAGCTCAAACTTAGAGATCAAACCAGAGCCACCAAGCGAAAAGCTTCAACTTCATTCGATATCAATGTTCCAACTTTCACCATAGACTCATATAGCCACCAATTCGGCCAAAGTAGAAACGACCGACCGACGAAAAGGAGGATGAGTACCTCGGGCAATGGAATCATTCACAGAACTATGGATTCCATTAAGACTACAGCCACACACTCATTCTATGGATCTTCGTACACTGATTTTGATTCAACGGAGCCAGCCATGCCCATATCACCAGTCTCGGACATCGATAATGAGCTGCTCAGATCACCCAAAACAGTTATTCCTCGCCATTTCTCGCCCCCAATCGATCAGCAAGCCACctgcttcttcttgtctaattttgttcttcttccacgAGGGCCCACGGCCAAAGGGAATTTAGATTTCCTCATACCACTCGTATGTGCCAGCTCAAGAGAAACGTCACTTGTGCTTGCTTTAAATGCTGTCGCCCTCGTGGCTCTCGCAAATCAACCAAATTCTAGAAAGCTCCTACCTCTGGCCGACAGTCAGTATGTGACGGCTTTGAATCAAGTCAACAACGATCTGCAAGATGCAAGTAAAGCAAAGGAAAATGCAACATTAGCAGCGGTGTTCTTATTGTCTTTCTATGAG CAAATAAGCTCTCATCCCATGTCTCTAAGTGGATGGCAATCTCATATTAATGGAGCTGTCGCACTAGTGAAGGCTCGAGGCAAAAGCCAGCTCGATACAAAGATCGGGCGCTCTTTATTTGACGCAGTCAGAACGCATATG ACTGTCGAGTGTATTAGCCGTTCGAAGGATGTCAAGGAAGGCATTGATTGGTGGACATCTTTTGCCTCAGAGGATAAAGTACAACATGAAGTATCAGTGCTCAACCTCAAGGTTGCAGACTTACGCGCAGAAACCCACAAGATCTGCACTCTTGAAGGTCATACCACAGACAATATCGAGAAGGTACTCAACCATATGAGGAAAGCAGAACAAATCGAAAAAGAATACGTCGCCTGGTATGCCAATCTTACTGAAGAATGGACACCCAAACTGGCGGCTTGGATTGATGATGTAGCGGAGAGAAACCTGGAATCCACAGCTTGCTATCCAGGAAGAGTTGATGTTTACGGCGAGCTGTGGATGGCCACTACACATAATATTGTACGCGCTTCGAGATTATTCATTCTGACTACTATTTTACGATGCACCGCATGGATCACTGCCGAGCTCGATTACAAACTCACACCGGAATATGTGGAAGTTTCGCGACAAGCAAGTGTACTAATAGAGGATATCGTATCTAGCATTCCATTTTTCTTCGGCTGGAAATCACCAGATACCGAACTTCCCCTATCCGAGAACTCATATTTCCCCTGTGGCAACGATAGCAAAATAAGCGGGAAGGGCGTAACGGGCGTATGGGCTATATGGCCAGTGTTTGCAGCGGCAGCATCTGATTTCGCGACTAGTTCTCAACGATTGTGGTTAAGAGGACGGCTGAAATACATTGCGGAACATTTGGGAATTCGTCAAGCAGAGATGTTACTTCAG TTGCCAACTCGCTATCCCTCAACCTTCATATATAGAGATAAGGTCAAAATTGAAGACCTGAAGAGGAGCAAGATGGCTAGTATGGTTGGAGGATATTATCCATCGATCTGCGAAACTCCTGTAACAAGTGCATAA